The Xiphophorus couchianus chromosome 5, X_couchianus-1.0, whole genome shotgun sequence genome includes a region encoding these proteins:
- the hap1 gene encoding trafficking kinesin-binding protein 1 gives MTPRFLADQPFVTVELQQVHGGNFRGEHDLELQRTELTSTNRTPSFKLLFTLNPPPRGKLSHPASSPSSPPLARLSPPSWHPQAHLDSQSALYPNEGQREAPVALDGDSQPLQHSTPRNVCGSAQQSHHDASTITDLCSNLPELEIVSLLSEGQPKYTLRADTVFGYDSDDWLHTPLVPPVVVLGLTYEQIEETFKYFLLCSDRVGQVTKTYHDIKAVTHLLEEKERDLELAARIGQSLLKQNQELTSRNETLDEQLEIATEEIAQLRHELSMRDDLLQFYASTEETENAQGLSPIKRNESSSSLSNFVHYDFLNQKLKGLEEENRKLRLEATELSTETTNYEEQEQELMMVCVEELSSANKQVVDLSEELARKVEDTVRQQEEISSLLAQLVDLQARCKGLGHENEALNHQLSASREKEAKFTSELKDLQDKYSECEDMLHEAQKDIKNLRNKSLPNSTVQRYTALASVLPMDSLAAEIEGTFRKGLDSPAPSEYKNHPYRVFETVKVANKAGRMRSQCHSPGLPGSSPVSSCTSTPRTSFYGSDNASLILEDKPGSSSTQREDSNVSGPKRLGQPGTPGGQDLETALRNLSARQQSHASDRPFFDVERERKLRALAANCEEGDGSSGFLTPNDSLASSSAASTGTNYSNGSSRHSCGSSGGSRSYLPDRLQIVKPLEGSVTLHHWQQLAKPNLGGILHPRPGVLTKDFKELEVDVQHVYSLNDLEEDEPDLSQFSAAHGLASSSGPNLPQTFPTHPKTTCKVLQPSPLVPSFSNRLRSFSLPPHRDGEDVSASSSSVLQHFHQSSLASTAGATASLGLLELLQQHGISASTDPYSNLHYAPPPPPPPPTSAVTQTGGLSSSSDQSPGSSLFSLNLVEKLQSLGLHRVAAWGMMGRRGTDGHNHPTKL, from the exons ATGACACCCCGCTTCCTAGCGGACCAGCCGTTTGTGACAGTTGAGCTCCAACAAGTTCACGGTGGAAACTTCAGAGGAGAACACGACCTTGAACTGCAGAGAACCGAGTTAACAT CCACCAACAGGACGCCCAGCTTTAAGCTCCTGTTCACCCTGAACCCTCCACCCCGAGGCAAGCTGTCCCACCCTGCGTCCTCTCCTTCCTCACCTCCTCTGGCTCGTCTTTCTCCTCCCTCCTGGCATCCACAGGCCCATCTGGACTCCCAGTCAGCCCTCTACCCCAATGAGGGGCAGAGAGAGGCACCGGTCGCCCTGGATGGTGACTCCCAGCCTCTGCAGCATTCTACACCCAGGAACGTCTGTGGCTCGGCGCAGCAGTCCCACCACGATGCGTCCACTATAACAG ACCTTTGCTCAAACCTGCCGGAGCTGGAGATAGTGAGTCTGCTGTCAGAAGGTCAGCCCAAGTACACCCTAAGAGCAGACACCGTGTTTGGATATGACAGTGACGACTGGCTGCACACCCCTCTGGTGCCACCAGTGGTCGTACTGGGACTCACTTATGAACAGATTGAAGAGACCTTCAAATATTTCT TGCTGTGCTCAGACAGAGTGGGCCAGGTCACCAAGACGTATCATGACATCAAGGCGGTGACCCACCTGCTGGAGGAG AAAGAGCGGGATCTGGAGTTAGCGGCTCGAATCGGACAGTCCCTCCTGAAGCAGAACCAAGAGCTAACATCTCGCAATGAGACGCTGGACGAACAGCTGGAAATCGCAACGGAAGAG aTCGCTCAACTTCGCCATGAGCTGTCGATGCGAGACGACCTGCTGCAGTTCTACGCCAGCACAGAGGAGACGGAGAACGCTCAGGGCCTGTCACC aattaaaagaaatgaatcCAGCAGTTCTCTCAGCAACTTTGTCCATTATGACTTTCTGAATCAGAAACTGAAGGGTTTGGAGGAAGAGAACCGCAAACTGAGATTGGAG GCCACTGAGCTCTCCACAGAAACGACCAACTATgaggagcaggagcaggagcTGATGATGGTGTGTGTGGAGGAGCTCT CGTCTGCAAATAAACAGGTGGTGGACCTGTCGGAAGAGCTGGCCAGAAAAGTGGAGGACACCGTCAGACAGCAGGAGGAGATCAGCTCACTGCTCGCTCAGCTCGTCGACCTGCAGGCCCGCTGCAAAGGG CTTGGCCATGAGAACGAAGCGCTGAACCACCAGCTGAGTGCCTCCAGAGAGAAGGAGGCAAAATTTACGTCTGAG ctCAAGGACTTGCAAGACAAGTACTCTGAGTGTGAGGACATGCTGCACGAGGCACAGAAGGACATAAAGAACCTGCGAAACAAGAGTCTGCCCAACAGCACGGTGCAGCGGTACACCGCGCTGGCCTCGGTCCTCCCCATGGACTCTCTGGCTGCAGAGATAGAAGGCACCTTCCGGAAAGGTCTGGACTCTCCTGCTCCGTCAGAGTACAA GAACCACCCATATCGCGTGTTTGAAACAGTGAAGGTGGCGAACAAAGCAGGGAGGATGCGGTCCCAGTGTCACTCACCAGGACTACCGGGCTCCAGCCCCGTGTCCAGTTGCACCAGCACCCCTCGGACCAGCTTCTACGGTTCCGACAATGCCAGCTTAATCCTGGAGGACAAGCCCGGCTCCAGCTCCACTCAGAGAGAGGACAGCAA TGTTAGTGGGCCAAAACGCCTGGGTCAGCCAGGCACACCCGGAGGTCAGGACCTAGAAACCGCTTTGCGCAACTTGTCGGCTCGCCAGCAGAGCCACGCCTCTGACCGGCCTTTCTTCGACGTGGAGAGAGAACGGAAACTCCGCGCTTTGGCGGCAAACTGCGAGGAGGGCGACGGCTCCAGCGGCTTCCTGACACCAAACGACAGCCTGGCCTCCAGCTCAGCTGCATCGACCGGCACCAATTACTCCAACGGGAGCTCACGGCACTCCTGCGGCTCCTCAGGAGGGTCTAGGTCCTACCTGCCAGACCGCCTGCAGATCGTTAAACCTCTAGAAG GCTCAGTGACTCTGCACCACTGGCAGCAGCTGGCTAAACCAAACCTGGGGGGCATCCTCCACCCTCGTCCTGGAGTCCTGACCAAGGACTTCAAGGAGCTGGAGGTGGACGTGCAGCACGTCTACAGCCTGAACGACCTGGAGGAGGATGAGCCTGACCTCTCGCAGTTTTCTGCAGCTCATGGTTTGG CGTCCTCATCGGGTCCCAACCTCCCTCAGACCTTCCCCACACATCCCAAAACCACCTGCAAAGTCCTCCAACCCTCCCCTCTCGTCCCCTCTTTCTCCAATCG CCTTCGCTCTTTCAGCCTGCCACCTCATCGGGACGGTGAGGACGTGAGCGCCTCGTCTTCCTCCGTCCTCCAGCACTTTCACCAGAGTAGCCTCGCCTCCACCGCCGGCGCCACCGCATCCCTGGgactgctggagctgctgcagcaacacGGCATCTCCGCCTCCACCGACCCCTACAGCAACCTGCACTACGCGcctccgccgccgccgcctcctccGACCTCCGCCGTGACACAGACGGGAGGACTCAGCTCGTCCTCGGACCAAAGCCCCGGGTCGAGCCTCTTCAGCCTGAACCTGGTGGAGAAGCTCCAGAGCCTCGGGCTGCACCGGGTGGCGGCCTGGGGAATGATGGGCCGGCGTGGGACCGATGGACACAATCATCCCACCAAACTGTGA